A stretch of DNA from bacterium:
TGGTGTTCCCGGATGCGGCCGATATCGGCTTCAGGGATACTGGCTTCCACTTGGATGGTACGCAGGTCGGTGGCGATCTTGAACAGCGTCATGGCATTCATGCTGGACACCACGGTTTGGCCCTCACTGACGTTACGCGTGATGACCACGCCGTCTACCGGGGAGCGGATGGTGGTGTAGCCGAGGTTGGCTTGCGAGAGCCGCAACGCCGCCTTGGTCTGGGCAACGGAGGCCAGGCTCACCTTGAGCTGGGCGCTCAGGGTATCCCGGGTGGCAATGGCGGAATCCAGATCGGTTTCGGACAGCATTTTCTGCTCTGCCAGTTTTTGAGTGCGGTTCAACTCTTTTTCCGCCTGCACCAGCTTGGCGGTGGTTTGCTCCACATTCGCCTGGGCCGCCATCAGGTTGGCCTGGTCCTGGGCAAGTTTGGCTTCGTAGGTGATGGGATCAATCTGGGCCACCAGATCGCCCGCCTTGACCTGGGAATTATAGTCCACATATAACTTGTTGATGGGGCCATTGACCTGGGTTCCGACATCCACCAGCCGGATCGGGGTAATGAGCCCGCTGGCCCGGACCGATTGGACCAGTTCCCCGCGTTCCAACGGGGCGCTACGGTAACGGGTCGTGTTATTCGCGGTGACGTGCTTCCAGTACCACAGGCCCCCTCCGGTCAGGGCTGAGAACAGGACTATGGCGATGATCCATCGTTTCATATTTATTCCTCTCCGCAGGCGTGCTTGAGTTGAGCTACTGCCGCCTGATAATCAAATTTGGCCTTCACCTGTTCGGCGCGGGCACTGGTCAGCGCCACCTGGGCATCCGTGACCTCGACCGCGGAGGCCGCCCCGAGCCGGTAGCGCGTGTTGACCAGGTCCAGACTCTCCGTCGCTTGTTTGGTGATGAGATCCGTCAGGGTGAAGCGCTGTTGCGCGCTGTCAAAGTCACTCAAGGCCGTCTGGATCTCTTCATAGAGGGTCTGCTCGAATTCCACCGTCTGGGCCCGGGCGGAACGGAGCTGGCTGACGACTTCATTGATCCGCCAGGTCTGACGGCGCCCGGTGAACAGGTTCAGGGAGCCCTGCAGGGCGGTCGACCAGTTCCACGTCAGCGGGAACGAGGTGCCGCTGAGTCCATAGCGGGCCTGCAGGCCGAGTTCAGGATAAAGCGCGGCGATGGCTTCATCAACCGCGGCATTGGCCATCCGTTCCTTGGCCTGCAACACCTTTAATCCCGGATGAAACTGCCGGGCCCGGTCCATCAATTGGTCCGCCGGATAGATCGTGAAGGTTTCAGCAATGTCGGGGAGCAGGGTATAGCCCGGGTCGGTGGCCAGGCCCAGGCTGCGGTTCAAGGAGGCCCGGGCGGTCATGATCCCGTTATGGGTTTTGATCTTGTCGAGTTTCGCATTACCCAGATCCACCTCGGACTTGGTCAGGTCATAACGGGTGCGGCGGCCTACCTCGAGGAACGCATTGACTTGATCGAGGTGTACCTGGTTCTGCCGGACGGCTTCGATGGCCACCTGGTCCAGCTCGAGCGCCTTGCCGAGGTTGAGGTAGGCGGTGCGGGTCAGGAAGGCGATGTTGCTGCGGGTCGCGCGGACCGTTTCCCGGGCGGCGATCAGGTTGGCATAGGCCTGCCTGACGATGGCGGGGGTTTTCCCGAAGTCATACACCAGCAGGTCGAGCCCGATCGAACTGCTGAACATGTTGTGTCCGCTGGAACTCCCCGGCGCCGCCTCCGTGTTGGCGGTGGATCGCGTTTCGCCTGCGCTGGCGTTGACTTGGGGCCAGTAGGCGGCGCGGGCTTGATAGACCTGGGCCGTCGCGGCGGCGAGCGCCTGCTCGGCCTGGAAAACGCGGGGATGATGGGTGAGGGGGATCTCCAGGGCGCGCGCCAGTGTCAGGGTGGAAGTGGAGGACAGGCCGACCTCAACCGGTTGAAGCAGGCGCTCTCCGGGGACGGCGCCGTTTCCCTTTTGAATGTCGCGTGCATGGCGGATGGTGGCGCAGCCTGTAGACAAGCAGAGCCCCGCCAGCACTATGGCCAGACATCGTGTTCCGATTGCGATTTGAGTCTTCATGAAGCGGTCTTTTATATACTTCTAAACGGCCGAACGCATTATTTATTGCAATAAATATTAGTTTGATTATTACAAGTGGGGGAGGCATTTTACTGGGCATGAAAACAGAGCTATTTTCCCGTCCTGACTGGGATCATTATTTCATGAATATCGCGCTGGTGGTCGCCACCCGCGGGAATTGTTGCCGGCGCCAGGTGGCGGCGGTGATTGTCAAGGATCAGCGCATTATCTCCACCGGCTATAACGGGACCCCGCGCGGGGTGAAAAATTGCTTTGAGGGGGGCTGTGAGCGGTGTGCCGGAGCGGCGCCTTCGGGGACCGCGCTCGGGGAGTGCATCTGCTGTCACGCGGAGGAGAATGCCATCACCCAGGCCGCCTACCATGGCATCGCCTTGCGTGGCGCCACCCTGTACTCAACCTTGAGCCCCTGCCTGACCTGCGCCAAGATGATTATCAATGCGGGGATTCTGGAAGTGGTCTTCGAGAATGAGTATGAGTTCAGCGCCCAGACCCGCTCCCTGTTGCACGAGGGCGGGGTCCGCTGCCGGAAACTGGGCTGAGCCGGTAACGCAAGTCTTCGGGTGAGATCCTTGCATGGTGGCAGCCGACGTCCCGGCGGCTGTAAGCCTGTAGGGATTCCCTTTAACCGCCAATACGTTCGCCGGGGACGGCGAACGCCACCTTTTATCACCAACCAATAACTTACTTGGCAATCGGTGCCGCAGGCGCTTCGACCTTGACGGGTTCCGCTTTGACCGGAGCCGCCGCAGGCGCTTCGACCTTGGCAGGTTCAGCCTTCACGGGTTCCGGGGTCGTCACGGTCACGGTCAATGGAACCACGGCGGGTTTTTCAACCACGGGCACGGTCACCACCGGGGTCGCGGGCTGCTCGATTTTCGCCGGCTCGATTTTCGCCTTGGGCTCTTCCTGTTTCACGGGCGGCACGGG
This window harbors:
- a CDS encoding dCMP deaminase family protein translates to MKTELFSRPDWDHYFMNIALVVATRGNCCRRQVAAVIVKDQRIISTGYNGTPRGVKNCFEGGCERCAGAAPSGTALGECICCHAEENAITQAAYHGIALRGATLYSTLSPCLTCAKMIINAGILEVVFENEYEFSAQTRSLLHEGGVRCRKLG
- a CDS encoding TolC family protein; protein product: MKTQIAIGTRCLAIVLAGLCLSTGCATIRHARDIQKGNGAVPGERLLQPVEVGLSSTSTLTLARALEIPLTHHPRVFQAEQALAAATAQVYQARAAYWPQVNASAGETRSTANTEAAPGSSSGHNMFSSSIGLDLLVYDFGKTPAIVRQAYANLIAARETVRATRSNIAFLTRTAYLNLGKALELDQVAIEAVRQNQVHLDQVNAFLEVGRRTRYDLTKSEVDLGNAKLDKIKTHNGIMTARASLNRSLGLATDPGYTLLPDIAETFTIYPADQLMDRARQFHPGLKVLQAKERMANAAVDEAIAALYPELGLQARYGLSGTSFPLTWNWSTALQGSLNLFTGRRQTWRINEVVSQLRSARAQTVEFEQTLYEEIQTALSDFDSAQQRFTLTDLITKQATESLDLVNTRYRLGAASAVEVTDAQVALTSARAEQVKAKFDYQAAVAQLKHACGEE
- a CDS encoding efflux RND transporter periplasmic adaptor subunit, encoding MKRWIIAIVLFSALTGGGLWYWKHVTANNTTRYRSAPLERGELVQSVRASGLITPIRLVDVGTQVNGPINKLYVDYNSQVKAGDLVAQIDPITYEAKLAQDQANLMAAQANVEQTTAKLVQAEKELNRTQKLAEQKMLSETDLDSAIATRDTLSAQLKVSLASVAQTKAALRLSQANLGYTTIRSPVDGVVITRNVSEGQTVVSSMNAMTLFKIATDLRTIQVEASIPEADIGRIREHQAVTFTVDAFDTIFTGTVEQVRMSASTMQNVVTYPVIVNAENPDTKLFPGMTAIIICEVAHRTNVLKVSNAALRFKPADKTAATPAIKTKNKGPRAEQKPKVWIRETAESEPTPVTVTLGISDGSFTEILEPCPLTEGQELITGIDVSSTEEKTVNPFAPKMPGATRRATH